One window of Cuculus canorus isolate bCucCan1 chromosome 10, bCucCan1.pri, whole genome shotgun sequence genomic DNA carries:
- the LOC104066251 gene encoding APC membrane recruitment protein 1 isoform X1 — MEAGCLEEPAWSWAQRGQQEGSAQRQEESGQRLPELGDACVGAAEPQQPQLPPGKLKKTALKLFGGKRSICTLPSFFGGRSKGQGKATSKKGLSKCQTHDGLSAAVCDKGGTTQPESPLEGSSDSQACLLPSSQSAHMALAPSTKLNLGRRDSSPPGSIEGGEKKPTGEKSSCPRAKKGLRGFFNSIRRHRKSKAAEGEKAELAEWNGALEKAVKAPGVGLASEGAVEGRGLGAAPLPAAVPGSADDDGSVGTAADCGEAAQPSALPVDGGSSEGDAEVLAGRGDVPGTTSKADAVVCAEFDNSNQLLAFHPDFLDTDPACLHSGDLLNLILGDVASLKSFDSLTGCGDDIAEPDIAESTLSVGHSRDAAKRSSCLVTFQGGGEEMAIPEEAEDFLPEPWDSRAAEDRSYGAQVLRSSLETHASHEAAVLPYVGEAMDGLDLLTPQSDQQESAPNSDEGYYDSTTPGLEDEAGDGLGELKKDRLPRDSYSGDALYEFDALMSPSHREESLFESKVSRPEIFSCFLDLCLPAEESLVQMLDQKRGLMETEEERLVAIQKELLYWELQREPVMKRLVVPNKEKCPREKPCIECESRAASCVGKNQSSLGREQVGSHPPPRCANDGGLGAQAEDPEWRDFPWTPCPETCYGSQKAQGSCLIQLPQENAGFDLDLDHELSGGSIQGGAAPAEAGVFPGCRLPEQERSDRADAPGEPAVCSEPEHTVSFSQALVEFASSGTLFSSLSESLGSSGSGSSFTQNLPALPTMVTFDVVDVEQEGEGECEQHPELNGGEDIAEAFDDGFSQKESLAECEEPTSPGCVPGSFLSGSWGVASLPRHLRLHGLSPCWPAPLSLDRRSRSLDTESLEFELASLQVARNGPQPGQPWAKQEGGRKDTCGVRRSRSKGEGVLVAPDGGSSWPGSQHLQHDCVTAAGRSELWGLAAAVAMESVWEPSEQPGTVSPFPSLSCSVAGETLDRRPLLRPSSLPLQSEGRCSWEVDGSSRHHGEASAKTVAHEFLPGELEPNLSLSFGFASSLEKSAKCRPVGIAQGVPQHPSVSSDTGKSPECCGDGLKGRALPGHTVPAVSVTGAE, encoded by the coding sequence ATGGAAGCGGGCTGCCTGGAGGAGCCTGCCTGGTCCTGGGCGCAGCGCGGGCAGCAAGAGGGAAGCGcccagaggcaggaggagagcgGGCAGCGGCTGCCTGAGCTGGGCGATGCCTGCGTGGGGGCCGCGGAGCCgcagcagcctcagctgccCCCCGGCAAGCTGAAGAAAACGGCGTTGAAACTCTttggagggaagaggagcatCTGCACACTGCCCAGCTTCTTTGGGGGTCGGAGCAAAGGGCAGGGGAAAGCGACCTCTAAGAAGGGCCTCAGCAAATGCCAGACCCACGACGGCCTCAGTGCTGCGGTGTGCGACAAGGGCGGCACGACACAGCCGGAAAGCCCTTTGGAGGGGAGCAGTGACTCGCAAGCTTGCCTTCTGCCGAGCTCCCAGAGTGCTCACATGGCCCTGGCCCCCAGCACCAAGTTGAATTTGGGCCGGCGGGACAGCTCTCCACCTGGGAGCATCGAGGGCGGTGAGAAAAAGCCCACCGGGGAGAAGTCCTCCTGCCCCAGAGCCAAGAAAGGCCTGAGAGGGTTTTTTAACAGCATCCGGCGTCACCGGAAGAGCAAGGCTGCTGAGGGTGAGAAAGCAGAACTCGCAGAGTGGAACGGGGCTTTGGAGAAGGCCGTCAAAGCCCCTGGTGTGGGATTGGCGAGCGAAGGGGCTGTAGAGGGAAGGGGCCTGGGAGCTGCGCCTCTGCCTGCGGCTGTCCCGGGGAGCGCAGACGATGACGGCTCGGTGGGCACTGCTGCCGACTGCGGGGAGGCTGCCCAGCCTAGCGCTCTGCCAGTTGATGGGGGCAGCTCCGAGGGTGACGCAGAGGTGTTGGCAGGGAGAGGGGACGTTCCAGGTACGACATCAAAGGCTGACGCTGTCGTCTGTGCAGAGTTTGACAACAGCAATCAGCTGCTGGCCTTTCACCCAGACTTCCTGGACACCGACCCTGCCTGCCTACACTCTGGGGACTTGCTGAACCTCATCTTGGGAGACGTTGCATCTCTGAAGAGCTTTGATTCCCTGACAGGGTGCGGAGACGACATCGCTGAGCCCGACATCGCTGAGAGCACCCTCTCTGTGGGGCACAGCCGCGATGCTGCTAAACGAAGCTCCTGCCTGGTCACCTTCCAGGGTGGTGGGGAGGAGATGGCCATCCCGGAGGAGGCGGAGGATTTCCTCCCTGAGCCGTgggacagcagagcagctgaggacaGGAGCTACGGAGCGCAGGTGTTGAGGAGCAGTTTGGAGACCCACGCCTCGCACGAGGCAGCAGTGCTTCCCTATGTGGGGGAGGCGATGGACGGTCTTGACCTCCTGACGCCACAGAGTGACCAGCAAGAGTCCGCCCCAAACAGCGACGAGGGTTATTACGACTCCACCACACCAGGGCTGGAGGATGAAGCTGGAGACGGGCTTGGGGAGCTCAAGAAGGACCGTCTTCCCAGAGACAGCTACAGCGGGGATGCACTTTATGAGTTTGACGCGCTGATGAGTCCCTCTCACAGGGAGGAATCCCTGTTTGAGAGCAAAGTCTCGCGCCCGGAgatcttcagctgcttcttggaCTTGTGCCTCCCTGCCGAGGAGAGCCTGGTGCAGATGCTGGATCAGAAGCGAGGGCTGATGGAGACGGAGGAGGAGCGGCTGGTGGCCATTCAGAAGGAGCTGCTgtactgggagctgcagagggagcCGGTCATGAAACGCCTTGTTGTCCCCAACAAGGAGAAGTGTCCCCGGGAAAAGCCGTGCATTGAATGTGAAAGCAGAGCAGCCAGCTGCGTCGGCAAGAACCAGAGCAGCCTTGGCAGGGAGCAGGTGGGCTCACACCCCCCACCCAGGTGTGCAAATGATGGGGGTTTGGGAGCTCAAGCTGAAGATCCCGAGTGGAGGGATTTTCCTTGGACGCCGTGTCCAGAAACCTGTTACGGTAGCCAAAAAGCCCAAGGAAGTTGCCTTATTCAGCTCCCACAGGAGAACGCGGGGTTCGATTTGGACCTGGACCATGAGTTGTCTGGGGGCTCCATCCAGGGTGGAGCAGCCCCAGCCGAAGCGGGGGTGTTCCCTGGCTGCAGACTCCCAGAGCAGGAGCGCAGCGACAGAGCGGACGCCCCTGGCGAGCCCGCTGTGTGCAGCGAGCCTGAGCACACGGTGAGCTTCTCGCAGGCGCTGGTGGAGTTTGCCAGCAGTGGgaccctcttctccagcctctccgAAAGCCTGGGGAGCTCCGGCTCGGGCTCTTCCTTCACCCAgaacctccctgccctccccaccaTGGTCACCTTCGACGTGGTGGATGTGGagcaggaaggggaaggggagtgCGAGCAGCATCCCGAGCTGAACGGTGGTGAGGACATCGCCGAGGCCTTTGATGATGGCTTCAGCCAGAAAGAGTCGCTGGCTGAATGTGAGGAGCCAACGTCTCCGGGGTGCGTGCCGGGCTCCTTCCTGAGCGGCAGCTGGGGCGTTGCCAGCCTTCCCCGGCACCTGCGCCTGCACGGGCTGAGCCCCTGCTGGCCAGCACCACTCTCCCTTGACCGCAGGAGCCGCTCGCTCGACACCGAGAGCCTGGAGTTTGAGCTGGCGAGCTTGCAGGTTGCCAGGAACGGCCCTCAGCCAGGCCAGCCCTGGGCAAAGCAGGAGGGTGGCAGAAAGGACACATGCGGagtgaggaggagcaggagcaagGGCGAGGGTGTGCTGGTGGCTCCCGACGGTGGCTCGAGCTGGCCGGGCTCACAGCACCTCCAGCACGACTGTGTTACGGCTGCCGGGAGAAGCGAGCTCTGGGGTTTGGCTGCGGCCGTGGCGATGGAGAGTGTGTGGGAGCCATCGGAGCAGCCAGGCACCGTGTCCCCTTTCCCGTCTCTTTCCTGCAGTGTCGCTGGAGAGACTTTGGACAGGAGGCCCCTGCTCAGGCCCTCCAGTTTGCCCCTGCAGAGCGAGGGACGGTGTTCCTGGGAGGTGGATGGCTCCTCGCGGCACCACGGAGAAGCCAGTGCCAAGACTGTGGCCCACGAGTTCCTCCCGGGAGAACTGGAGCCCAACCTGTCCCTgagctttggttttgcttcctCCCTGGAGAAGAGCGCCAAGTGCCGACCTGTCGGCATCGCCCAGGGCGTGCCGCAGCATCCCAGTGTCAGCTCCGACACCGGGAAGAGCCCAGAGTGCTGCGGAGATGGCCTGAAAGGCAGAGCCCTCCCTGGCCACACAGTGCCTGCCGTGAGTGTCACCGGAGCCGAGTAG